In a genomic window of Vicinamibacterales bacterium:
- a CDS encoding helix-turn-helix domain-containing protein, with the protein MQQVERSERSRTAILDAALELFSHRGYGATSMRDIAAKAGASTGSVYHHFQDKEAIFQALLAQFQDVTRHPDFPINVVLERGEFLEDFGRLATAAEEVLTRWRPHLALFYVDAVEFDGRHIQRFYADLAERFAQFVEMHRARLGLEQHVREDVPAGPALLLATRLFIYYFSVESIFGVERQLGMPTADATRMIASILGRGILRPAGDGRG; encoded by the coding sequence ATGCAGCAGGTCGAACGATCCGAGCGGAGCCGCACGGCGATCCTCGACGCCGCGCTCGAGCTCTTCTCGCACAGGGGCTACGGCGCGACGAGCATGCGCGACATCGCCGCGAAGGCCGGGGCGTCCACGGGCAGCGTCTACCACCACTTCCAGGACAAGGAAGCGATCTTCCAGGCCCTGCTGGCGCAGTTCCAGGACGTCACCCGCCACCCGGACTTTCCCATCAACGTCGTGCTCGAACGCGGCGAGTTCCTGGAGGACTTCGGCCGGCTCGCGACCGCGGCCGAGGAGGTACTGACCCGGTGGCGCCCGCACCTGGCGCTCTTCTACGTGGACGCGGTGGAGTTCGACGGCCGACACATCCAGCGCTTCTACGCCGACCTGGCCGAGCGCTTCGCCCAGTTCGTCGAGATGCACCGCGCGCGCCTCGGCCTGGAGCAGCACGTGCGCGAGGACGTCCCGGCGGGACCGGCGCTGCTCCTGGCCACGCGTCTCTTCATCTACTACTTCTCGGTGGAGTCGATCTTCGGGGTCGAGCGCCAGCTCGGGATGCCCACGGCCGACGCGACGCGGATGATCGCGTCCATCCTGGGCCGCGGCATCCTGCGCCCGGCCGGCGACGGCCGCGGCTGA
- a CDS encoding non-canonical purine NTP pyrophosphatase produces MRTLRLATTNRHKVEEIRAMLEGVPVELLTLADAPPIAEPEETAETFEGNARLKGRYYAARLPDVVVAEDSGLEIDALGGEPGVRSARFLRPNATYPERFDEILRRLGDLEGRARSARFVCAMVAVRGADVLFETRGVVEGEIAAAPAGTGGFGYDPIFFVPALGRTLAEAGDAKAAVSHRGQAVRALVRWLTELK; encoded by the coding sequence ATGCGCACGCTGCGGCTCGCCACGACGAACCGTCACAAGGTCGAGGAAATCCGGGCGATGCTCGAGGGCGTGCCCGTCGAGCTGCTGACGCTGGCCGACGCGCCGCCCATCGCCGAGCCGGAGGAGACGGCCGAGACCTTCGAGGGCAACGCCCGGCTGAAGGGCCGCTACTACGCGGCACGGCTGCCGGACGTGGTGGTCGCCGAGGATTCCGGATTGGAGATCGACGCGCTCGGCGGCGAGCCCGGCGTGCGGTCCGCCCGCTTCCTCAGGCCGAACGCGACCTATCCCGAGCGCTTCGACGAGATCCTGCGGCGGCTCGGAGATCTGGAGGGGCGCGCCAGGAGCGCGCGCTTCGTGTGCGCGATGGTGGCGGTCCGTGGCGCCGACGTGCTCTTCGAGACGCGCGGCGTCGTGGAAGGCGAGATCGCGGCCGCACCGGCGGGCACGGGCGGGTTCGGCTACGACCCGATCTTCTTCGTGCCGGCGCTGGGCCGGACCCTGGCCGAGGCCGGCGACGCCAAGGCGGCCGTGAGTCATCGGGGGCAGGCAGTCCGCGCGCTCGTCCGGTGGCTGACGGAGTTGAAGTAA
- the rph gene encoding ribonuclease PH, translating into MTRQFDRAPADLRPVTLTPGYLAHAEGSVLIEVGHTRVICAASIEDRVPPFLRGTGKGWVTAEYGMLPRATNTRTAREASQGKVGGRTMEIQRLIGRSMRSVVRLERLGERTIWLDCDVIQADGGTRTASITGAFVAMVLAFDSLRRSDGLTTVPVNDYVAATSVGIVAGMPLLDLAYEEDSKADVDMNVVKTGDGRFVEIQGTAESEPFGQEALTGLLALAGGGIDRLIAIQREICGPILGR; encoded by the coding sequence ATGACCCGACAGTTCGATCGCGCCCCAGCCGACCTGCGCCCCGTCACTCTCACTCCCGGTTACCTCGCACACGCGGAAGGCTCGGTGCTGATCGAGGTGGGCCACACGCGCGTGATCTGCGCCGCGTCGATCGAGGACCGCGTCCCGCCGTTCCTCCGCGGGACCGGGAAGGGGTGGGTCACCGCGGAGTACGGGATGCTGCCGCGGGCCACGAACACCCGCACGGCGCGCGAGGCGTCACAGGGGAAAGTGGGCGGCCGCACCATGGAGATCCAGCGGCTCATCGGCCGGTCGATGCGCTCCGTCGTGCGCCTCGAACGGCTGGGCGAACGGACGATCTGGCTGGACTGCGACGTGATCCAGGCCGACGGCGGCACGCGCACCGCGTCCATCACCGGCGCCTTCGTGGCGATGGTGCTGGCCTTCGACAGCCTGCGGCGCTCGGATGGCCTCACCACGGTGCCCGTGAACGACTACGTCGCCGCGACCAGCGTCGGCATCGTGGCCGGCATGCCCCTGCTGGATCTGGCCTACGAGGAGGACTCGAAGGCCGACGTGGACATGAACGTCGTCAAGACGGGCGACGGGCGGTTCGTGGAGATCCAGGGCACGGCCGAGAGCGAGCCGTTCGGCCAGGAGGCGCTGACGGGCCTCCTCGCGCTGGCCGGCGGCGGCATCGACCGGCTGATCGCGATCCAGCGCGAGATCTGCGGGCCGATCCTGGGCCGCTGA
- a CDS encoding GerMN domain-containing protein, which yields MTWRRVGIWTAVAVTVLGLGWVMFEGLARRLAEPTPDAEPAPAAPAPAPTAGPRIAATVYFVSEDGTSLVGVPVDVPLGDTPAAQARALVEAQLATEPPPGLARAVPAGVTVRGVFLTGRDDAYVDLDNTFMTALPRGSHNELLAAYAIVSVLTTNLSPVARVQILIDGREVETLAGHVDLREPLRKNEALISAR from the coding sequence ATGACCTGGCGCCGGGTGGGCATCTGGACCGCCGTCGCGGTGACGGTGCTGGGACTGGGCTGGGTGATGTTCGAAGGTCTCGCCCGCCGGCTCGCCGAGCCCACGCCCGACGCCGAACCCGCGCCCGCTGCGCCCGCTCCGGCGCCCACCGCCGGCCCACGCATCGCCGCCACGGTGTACTTCGTGTCGGAAGACGGCACGTCGCTCGTCGGCGTGCCCGTGGACGTCCCGCTCGGCGACACCCCGGCCGCCCAGGCTCGGGCGCTCGTCGAAGCCCAGCTCGCGACCGAACCGCCGCCGGGCCTCGCGCGGGCGGTGCCGGCCGGCGTGACCGTCCGCGGCGTGTTCCTCACCGGCCGAGACGATGCCTACGTCGATCTCGACAACACCTTCATGACGGCGCTGCCGCGCGGATCGCACAACGAGCTCCTGGCCGCCTACGCCATCGTCTCGGTGCTGACCACGAACCTCTCGCCGGTCGCCCGCGTGCAGATCCTGATCGACGGCCGCGAGGTCGAGACGCTCGCGGGGCATGTGGACTTGCGCGAGCCCTTGCGGAAGAATGAGGCGCTCATCAGCGCCCGCTAG
- a CDS encoding N-acetylmuramoyl-L-alanine amidase — protein MRRPFVAVIVSVTLAVVGGVLVAQGPAPAPITLLDAQSRRSLSVTAVNNGDYVALDDLAAALDLVVRDDRVTGSTTVTAGGRSALLTPDRTVVSVQGRLVSLAAPPVRRDDRLLVTPEFVSRVLGTLLDRRVDYRRAGRLLVVGDLRVPRVVMRAEFGGTAAQLTFEISPATDTTVTQAPGQLAVAFAADALDAALPSVPPQGLLQSVRVGDRGATLVLALGPRYATYRANVQPVDAGTTRLVVDLMAAGASSLSAAAAAAAPPAPVPGAPAAPSAGPGTPAPPAGTPGAAEPPPPPPLFGDPGLPGLRTIVIDPGHGGDADGTQGPGGTLEKAVTLQVSRRLKALIESRLGLRVILTRDDDRALDQDARAAIANNNRADLFVSIHANAAVRSSVKGAEVYYLSVDRASLESRRAIQQPEQALPTLGGGTRAIELILWETAQLRHLEQSAALAALVESSLRGTVPMSPHPVQQAPFRVLVGANMPAVLVEIGYLSNPDEEKALASAARQDAIALALFEAVSAFRASLDRTAQ, from the coding sequence GTGCGCCGTCCGTTCGTTGCCGTGATCGTCAGCGTGACGCTGGCCGTCGTAGGGGGCGTCCTGGTCGCACAGGGCCCGGCCCCGGCGCCCATCACGCTGCTCGACGCCCAGTCGCGGCGGTCCCTGTCGGTCACCGCCGTGAACAACGGCGACTATGTCGCCCTCGACGATCTGGCGGCCGCGCTCGATCTCGTGGTGCGCGACGACCGGGTCACCGGGTCCACGACGGTCACGGCGGGAGGGCGGAGTGCCCTGCTCACGCCGGACCGGACCGTCGTCTCGGTCCAGGGGCGCCTGGTGTCGCTCGCCGCCCCGCCGGTGCGGCGCGACGACCGCCTGCTCGTCACTCCCGAGTTCGTCTCGCGCGTGCTCGGCACCCTGCTCGACAGGCGCGTCGACTACCGCCGGGCGGGCCGCCTGCTGGTCGTCGGCGACCTGCGCGTTCCGCGTGTCGTGATGCGCGCGGAGTTCGGAGGGACCGCGGCGCAGCTCACGTTCGAGATCTCGCCGGCGACCGACACCACGGTGACCCAGGCGCCAGGCCAGCTCGCGGTAGCGTTCGCGGCCGATGCCCTCGACGCGGCCCTGCCGTCGGTGCCGCCGCAGGGCCTGCTGCAATCGGTGCGGGTCGGCGATCGGGGGGCCACGCTCGTGCTGGCGCTGGGCCCCCGCTACGCGACCTACCGCGCGAACGTGCAGCCGGTGGACGCCGGCACCACGCGGCTGGTCGTCGATCTGATGGCCGCCGGCGCCTCGTCGTTGTCCGCGGCCGCAGCCGCCGCGGCGCCGCCTGCCCCGGTGCCGGGAGCGCCGGCCGCCCCGTCCGCGGGTCCGGGCACCCCGGCGCCCCCGGCCGGGACTCCTGGCGCCGCCGAGCCGCCCCCACCTCCGCCGCTCTTCGGCGATCCCGGCCTTCCGGGGCTCCGGACCATCGTGATCGACCCGGGCCACGGCGGCGACGCGGACGGCACGCAGGGACCGGGCGGCACGCTCGAAAAGGCCGTCACGCTGCAGGTCAGCCGCCGGCTGAAGGCCCTCATCGAGAGCCGGCTGGGTCTGCGCGTGATCCTGACCCGCGACGACGATCGCGCGCTGGACCAGGACGCCCGGGCGGCCATCGCCAACAACAACCGCGCGGACCTCTTCGTGAGCATCCACGCGAACGCCGCGGTCCGTTCGTCGGTGAAGGGCGCCGAGGTGTACTACCTCAGCGTCGATCGCGCGAGCCTCGAATCGCGGCGGGCCATCCAGCAGCCCGAGCAGGCGCTGCCCACGCTGGGCGGCGGCACGCGCGCGATCGAGCTCATCCTCTGGGAGACGGCCCAGCTCCGGCACCTCGAGCAGTCGGCGGCGCTGGCCGCGCTCGTCGAGTCGTCGCTGCGCGGCACCGTGCCCATGAGCCCGCACCCCGTCCAGCAGGCGCCCTTCCGCGTGCTCGTCGGCGCCAACATGCCCGCCGTGCTCGTCGAGATCGGCTACCTGTCGAACCCCGACGAAGAGAAGGCGCTCGCGTCGGCGGCGCGCCAGGACGCGATCGCGCTCGCGCTGTTCGAGGCCGTCTCGGCCTTCCGCGCGTCGCTCGATCGGACGGCGCAATGA
- a CDS encoding aldolase/citrate lyase family protein, translated as MGKRIGVAAAVWLAMGAAPALAQAPARPAVLDLWASGTAAFGVFVPDENPAPRGPDRGPAVYTVAGGQALAKNPLIDFVFLNLEGHYDRNAVMAISEGLGKRGTPGRKLMLVRIPPMTEDGPQVTLQRIKEILAMGADGVTMPHVENLDQARQAVSLFADARADVWSASNPTGNTVAMLMLEDPGAVAQAGQIADVGGYSVLACGIGSLTGALKGDRAAAEKGNQAILAETKRVHLVNMLTANAKDVQQRVKEGFLALLMSGRDADEVIKLGRAAAGR; from the coding sequence ATGGGCAAGAGAATCGGCGTGGCGGCGGCGGTGTGGTTGGCGATGGGAGCGGCCCCGGCGCTCGCGCAGGCACCGGCGCGGCCGGCCGTGCTGGACCTGTGGGCCTCCGGCACGGCGGCGTTCGGCGTCTTCGTGCCCGACGAGAACCCCGCGCCGCGTGGGCCGGATCGCGGGCCCGCCGTCTACACCGTCGCCGGCGGGCAGGCACTGGCGAAGAACCCGCTCATCGACTTCGTGTTCCTCAACCTCGAGGGTCACTACGACCGCAATGCCGTCATGGCCATCAGCGAGGGGCTGGGCAAGCGCGGCACGCCCGGCCGCAAGCTGATGCTGGTGCGCATCCCGCCCATGACGGAAGACGGCCCGCAGGTCACGCTCCAGCGCATCAAGGAGATCCTGGCCATGGGCGCCGACGGCGTGACCATGCCGCACGTCGAGAACCTGGATCAGGCCCGCCAGGCCGTGAGCCTCTTCGCCGACGCCCGCGCCGACGTCTGGTCCGCGTCGAACCCGACCGGCAACACGGTCGCGATGCTGATGCTGGAAGATCCGGGCGCGGTGGCCCAGGCCGGCCAGATCGCCGACGTCGGCGGCTACAGCGTCCTGGCGTGCGGCATCGGCAGCCTGACCGGCGCGCTCAAGGGCGATCGCGCCGCGGCGGAGAAGGGCAACCAGGCGATCCTGGCCGAGACCAAGCGCGTGCACCTCGTGAACATGCTGACGGCGAACGCGAAAGACGTGCAGCAGCGCGTGAAGGAAGGGTTCCTGGCGCTCCTCATGTCGGGGCGGGACGCCGACGAGGTGATTAAGCTGGGCCGCGCCGCCGCGGGACGGTAG
- a CDS encoding diguanylate cyclase: MQIFWRLQRAVAGWGDPISRDLSRSGDLFVAQFRLGLLVLLSFIPLTTSFVSPGQVENWLGLFSIGVALGFAVWFERLAARAVPPAWLGFATSQFDVAVISLGFVSFILAGRPIVASNSLVHYSMYFVALAGTGLRYDPRVCLAAGGAALLQYGALVTWVGLFEPEAWQVSPVYGIFQWDSQVSRLQLIAVATIIQTAVVVRSRAFWLDSMRDHLTGLFNRGFFDESFARLLQVDPAIREPFTVALIDLDDFKSVNDRYGHAAGDDALRFAARRLREAFRDGDVIARYGGEEFAVLIQADRDAAVARLDAWRASLHAEPRIPRLSASVGAASVPEDAARRDLLDIADRRLYAAKAAGRNRLVADGPEAA, translated from the coding sequence GTGCAGATCTTCTGGAGGCTACAGCGGGCGGTCGCGGGGTGGGGCGACCCGATCAGCCGTGATCTGAGCCGCTCTGGCGACCTGTTCGTCGCCCAGTTCCGGCTGGGCCTCCTCGTCCTGCTGTCCTTCATTCCGCTGACGACGTCGTTCGTCAGCCCGGGCCAGGTCGAGAACTGGCTGGGGCTGTTCTCGATCGGCGTCGCGCTCGGCTTCGCGGTGTGGTTCGAGCGTCTCGCCGCACGGGCGGTCCCGCCGGCCTGGCTCGGCTTCGCCACGAGCCAGTTCGACGTGGCCGTGATCTCGCTCGGCTTCGTGAGCTTCATCCTGGCCGGACGCCCCATCGTGGCGTCCAACAGCCTCGTCCACTACTCGATGTATTTCGTGGCGCTGGCCGGCACCGGCCTCCGCTACGACCCGCGCGTGTGCCTGGCCGCCGGGGGCGCCGCACTCCTGCAGTACGGCGCCCTGGTGACGTGGGTCGGCCTGTTCGAACCGGAGGCGTGGCAGGTCTCGCCGGTCTATGGAATCTTCCAGTGGGACTCGCAGGTGAGCCGGCTGCAGCTCATCGCGGTGGCCACCATCATCCAGACCGCCGTCGTGGTCCGGTCGCGCGCCTTCTGGCTCGACTCGATGCGCGACCATCTGACGGGCCTCTTCAATCGCGGGTTCTTCGACGAGAGCTTCGCGCGCCTGCTGCAGGTCGATCCGGCCATTCGCGAGCCGTTCACGGTGGCCCTCATCGACCTCGACGACTTCAAGAGCGTCAACGACCGCTACGGCCACGCGGCCGGCGACGACGCCCTGCGCTTCGCCGCCCGGCGCCTGCGCGAGGCCTTCCGCGACGGCGACGTCATCGCCCGCTACGGCGGCGAGGAGTTCGCCGTGCTGATCCAGGCCGACCGGGACGCCGCCGTGGCCCGCCTCGACGCCTGGCGCGCGTCGCTGCACGCCGAGCCCCGCATTCCGCGCCTCTCGGCGAGCGTGGGCGCGGCCAGCGTGCCCGAGGACGCGGCGAGGCGCGATCTCCTCGACATCGCCGACCGCCGGCTCTACGCGGCCAAGGCCGCCGGCCGCAACCGCCTCGTGGCCGACGGGCCCGAAGCGGCGTAG
- a CDS encoding gamma-glutamyltransferase family protein, which translates to MRIRSLFLVIAALAGGTALAIGQQQAAEAPASARIDYTRPAVAGLNGLVTSGHPIASSAGLQMLLKGGNAFDAAAAVGAMAALGEPEMNGIGGNGFMTMFHKGTNKVWSLSMAGAAPKALKPEEMTPELLNAGMKAGITPGNLGGYLEQLKRFGTMKVADVFAPAIEYAEKGYPIDVKLAQSIARGRNNLSKYPTSAKIFLPNGQPLKAGDLLKNPDYANTLRKLVDAEAQALKKGATREAAIQAAFDRFYKGDIAQEMDRFFKENGGVLTAADLAAYSPTWQEPLHTTYRGHDVYSNPATSRGGYEVLMGANLIEKVDLRSAGALSPAHLHAVIESIKISKADIYRYVADPAFVKVPQAGLVSHEFADVRRALFDPMKAIPYPPAGTPDGASSSMQQPQGPAFEEAYDAEQHTTSFSIVDKFGNAVGCTPTLGGLFGNNVVVGNTGLLLNNGMRLGSTSPYPTDVNYVGAGKIPILNNSPVVVLHDGALAYVFGTPGGETIGQTEFQVLLNLVDFEMPVQQAIETPRLVLDAEPNFYKPGAAITVQIEGRVPAATIAALKSMGHTVRVLPGWGSLGHMQVIRIDPKTGAKTAGADPRRTGYAMGY; encoded by the coding sequence ATGCGCATTCGATCATTGTTTCTCGTGATCGCCGCCCTGGCCGGAGGGACCGCCCTGGCCATCGGCCAGCAACAGGCCGCCGAAGCGCCGGCGTCGGCGCGCATTGACTACACGCGGCCCGCGGTGGCGGGACTGAACGGCCTGGTGACGTCCGGCCACCCGATCGCGTCCTCGGCGGGCCTGCAGATGCTGCTGAAGGGCGGCAATGCCTTCGACGCCGCCGCTGCGGTCGGCGCCATGGCCGCACTGGGCGAACCCGAGATGAACGGGATCGGCGGCAACGGCTTCATGACCATGTTCCACAAGGGCACCAACAAGGTCTGGTCGCTGTCGATGGCGGGCGCCGCCCCCAAGGCGTTGAAGCCCGAGGAGATGACGCCGGAGCTGCTCAACGCCGGCATGAAGGCCGGGATCACGCCGGGGAACCTCGGCGGGTACCTGGAGCAGCTCAAGCGGTTCGGCACGATGAAGGTGGCCGACGTGTTCGCCCCGGCCATCGAGTACGCGGAGAAGGGCTATCCGATCGACGTGAAGCTGGCGCAGTCCATCGCCCGCGGCCGGAACAACCTCTCGAAGTACCCGACGTCCGCGAAGATCTTCCTCCCCAACGGCCAGCCGCTGAAGGCCGGCGACCTGCTGAAGAACCCCGACTACGCCAACACGCTGCGCAAGCTCGTGGACGCCGAGGCGCAGGCCCTCAAGAAGGGCGCCACGCGCGAGGCCGCGATCCAGGCGGCGTTCGACCGCTTCTACAAGGGCGACATCGCGCAGGAGATGGACCGCTTCTTCAAGGAGAACGGCGGCGTGCTGACGGCGGCCGACCTGGCCGCCTACTCGCCGACGTGGCAGGAACCGCTCCACACGACCTACCGCGGCCACGACGTCTACAGCAACCCGGCGACCTCGCGCGGCGGCTACGAGGTGCTGATGGGGGCCAACCTCATCGAAAAGGTGGATCTCCGCAGCGCGGGCGCACTCTCGCCGGCCCACCTGCACGCCGTCATCGAGTCCATCAAGATCTCCAAGGCCGACATCTACCGCTACGTCGCCGATCCGGCCTTCGTGAAGGTGCCGCAGGCGGGCCTGGTCTCGCACGAGTTCGCCGACGTCCGGCGCGCGCTCTTCGACCCGATGAAGGCGATTCCGTATCCGCCCGCGGGCACGCCCGACGGCGCCTCGTCCTCGATGCAGCAGCCGCAGGGCCCGGCCTTCGAGGAGGCCTACGACGCCGAGCAGCACACGACGTCGTTCTCCATCGTGGACAAGTTCGGGAACGCCGTGGGCTGCACGCCGACCCTTGGCGGCCTGTTCGGCAACAACGTGGTGGTGGGCAACACGGGGCTGCTCCTGAACAACGGCATGCGGCTCGGCTCGACCTCGCCCTACCCCACGGACGTGAACTACGTGGGCGCCGGCAAGATTCCCATCCTCAACAACTCGCCCGTGGTCGTCCTCCACGACGGCGCGCTGGCCTACGTCTTCGGGACGCCCGGCGGCGAGACCATCGGCCAGACCGAGTTCCAGGTGCTCCTGAACCTGGTCGACTTCGAGATGCCCGTGCAGCAGGCCATCGAGACGCCCCGGCTGGTGCTGGACGCGGAGCCGAACTTCTACAAGCCGGGCGCCGCCATCACCGTCCAGATCGAGGGACGAGTGCCGGCGGCGACGATTGCCGCTTTGAAGAGCATGGGACACACCGTGCGGGTCCTGCCGGGCTGGGGCAGCCTGGGGCACATGCAGGTCATCCGGATCGACCCGAAGACGGGCGCCAAGACGGCCGGTGCCGATCCGCGCCGAACTGGATACGCGATGGGATACTGA
- a CDS encoding DUF5916 domain-containing protein: MRRRLLLAALAAAPLAGPAAAQTDDLLTSGRRTMTAERLRDDERIVLDGILDEPAWQRAQHGGEFIMQDPVLGGTPTERTEVRIVFNREHLYIGATLYDSEPDKLKGNTRKRDEFLSADDRFMWTMDTFLNQQTGYFFEMNPSGLMADALMGPGGTNAREWDGIWNARVRQSDIGWVIEIDIPFLTLAFDPNAPAWGINFQRTVRRKNEELLWTGHQRNQGLRRMANAGLLLGLKDLHQGRGMEVKPYASGNVSDAPGRVPRQDWRGDGGVGVDFTYNFTPSLRGVASVNTDFAETEVDQRLVNLTRFPLFFPERRSFFLDGATFFDFANRAFFSRRIGLDSQGQPQRIDIGGKVTGQAGAQDVGALYVRTADDHDALGEDFLVLRTRRRILQQSYVGGLYTGRATRGQAAVGTRHTVGLDARLATRAFLGNKNLEGSAFWLRATNNDGVGTSDSFGTFVNYPNDIWEAGGGFTQVGRRFDPAVGFTARRGFRQYNPFAFYMRRPATRHPSIRRYGWGVATDLFTDLDDRWVTRVVNVRLGRVELHSGDNAEVNVIPSYERLERDFDISSGITLPAGSAYSFTRYRAAVSTANQRLVALRPSIEWGGFLSGTRREVGFDVGIRPRPGVTLNLTNEWNHVDLAEGAFSTRLHRAILDTQFSPFMYLVNNVQYDSVSRGLGWQARFRWIVTPGNDVFLVYTHNLVDDPLDPRTRFTTLDRRGAAKVVYTKRF; encoded by the coding sequence ATGCGACGCCGACTCCTCCTCGCGGCACTCGCGGCCGCGCCCCTGGCTGGTCCGGCGGCGGCCCAGACCGACGATCTCCTCACCTCCGGACGGCGCACGATGACGGCCGAGCGGCTGCGCGACGACGAGCGCATCGTGCTCGACGGCATCCTGGACGAACCCGCGTGGCAGCGCGCCCAGCACGGCGGCGAGTTCATCATGCAGGACCCGGTGCTCGGCGGCACGCCGACCGAGCGGACCGAGGTCAGGATCGTGTTCAACCGCGAGCACCTCTACATCGGCGCGACGCTGTACGACTCCGAGCCGGACAAGCTGAAGGGCAACACCCGTAAACGCGACGAGTTCCTGAGCGCGGACGACCGGTTCATGTGGACGATGGACACGTTCCTGAACCAGCAGACCGGCTACTTCTTCGAGATGAACCCCTCCGGCCTGATGGCCGACGCCCTGATGGGGCCGGGCGGCACCAACGCCCGCGAGTGGGACGGCATCTGGAACGCCCGGGTGCGCCAGAGCGACATCGGGTGGGTCATCGAGATCGACATCCCGTTCCTGACGCTCGCCTTCGACCCCAACGCGCCCGCCTGGGGGATCAACTTCCAGCGCACCGTCCGCCGCAAGAACGAGGAACTGCTCTGGACGGGGCACCAGCGCAACCAGGGCCTCCGCCGCATGGCCAACGCCGGGCTGCTGCTGGGCCTGAAGGACCTGCACCAGGGCCGCGGGATGGAGGTGAAGCCGTACGCCTCCGGCAACGTGTCGGACGCACCGGGCCGGGTCCCCCGCCAGGACTGGCGGGGCGACGGCGGCGTCGGGGTCGACTTCACCTACAACTTCACCCCGAGCCTGCGCGGCGTTGCCTCGGTGAACACCGACTTCGCCGAGACCGAAGTGGATCAGCGGCTCGTGAACCTCACCCGCTTCCCCCTCTTCTTCCCGGAGCGGCGGTCCTTCTTCCTGGACGGCGCGACGTTCTTCGACTTCGCCAACCGCGCGTTCTTCTCCCGGCGGATCGGCCTCGACAGCCAGGGGCAGCCCCAACGCATCGACATCGGCGGGAAGGTGACGGGCCAGGCCGGCGCGCAGGACGTGGGGGCGCTGTACGTGCGCACGGCCGACGACCACGACGCTCTCGGCGAGGACTTCCTCGTGCTCCGGACCCGGCGCCGCATCCTGCAGCAGTCCTACGTGGGCGGCCTCTACACGGGCCGGGCGACGCGGGGGCAGGCGGCGGTGGGCACCCGCCACACGGTGGGCCTCGACGCCCGCCTGGCCACCCGCGCGTTCCTCGGGAACAAGAACCTCGAGGGTTCCGCGTTCTGGCTCCGGGCCACGAACAACGACGGCGTCGGCACGAGCGACTCGTTCGGCACGTTCGTGAACTACCCCAACGACATCTGGGAGGCCGGGGGCGGCTTCACCCAGGTGGGCCGGCGCTTCGACCCGGCCGTCGGGTTCACGGCCCGCCGCGGGTTCCGCCAGTACAACCCCTTCGCGTTCTACATGCGGCGGCCCGCGACGAGGCACCCCTCGATTCGGCGGTACGGGTGGGGCGTCGCCACGGACCTCTTCACCGATCTGGACGACCGCTGGGTCACGCGCGTGGTGAACGTCAGGCTCGGCCGAGTCGAGCTCCACTCGGGTGACAACGCGGAGGTCAACGTCATCCCGTCGTACGAGCGTCTCGAACGCGACTTCGACATCAGCTCCGGGATCACGCTGCCCGCGGGCAGCGCCTACTCGTTCACGCGCTACCGCGCCGCCGTCAGCACGGCCAACCAGCGGCTGGTCGCACTGCGCCCGAGCATCGAGTGGGGCGGCTTCCTCTCGGGCACCCGGCGCGAGGTCGGGTTCGACGTCGGCATCCGGCCGCGGCCGGGCGTGACGCTCAACCTCACGAACGAGTGGAACCACGTGGACCTGGCCGAGGGCGCCTTCTCGACGCGCCTGCACCGGGCCATTCTGGACACGCAGTTCAGCCCCTTCATGTACCTCGTCAACAACGTGCAATACGACTCGGTGAGCCGCGGCCTCGGCTGGCAGGCGCGCTTCCGCTGGATCGTGACGCCCGGCAACGACGTCTTCCTCGTCTACACGCACAACCTCGTGGACGATCCGCTCGATCCGCGCACGCGCTTCACCACCCTCGATCGCCGGGGCGCGGCGAAGGTGGTCTACACCAAGCGATTCTGA